A window from Blastocatellia bacterium encodes these proteins:
- a CDS encoding ABC transporter permease produces the protein MKRAWVVARYEFFATITRKGYIFAVVGMPLFFIAVTSIPVLFARAEKRDALPDEKPIAIVDRAAVVDLSLMEKLQPTQAPLTDIRGPQDREERPLPFVAYSSLEQALADIRSRRLSACYLITEDYRRTGKVLVYTPEGGFFQSLRTPGRSRLENLLRASLVRSSVSPETFDRVVAPMDLDHLRLTARGEIKSAGDELSELGRFLGPFGMFLLLTMAIFFSSGYLLQGTAEEKQNRVIEVLLSSTTPEQLMAGKILGLGAAGLLQVAVYVVLLFLPAMTLLAVTSISVSKILLSLVFFLLGYLLFASLMAATGVLGNTVQESSQLSAVWTITSMIPVFILPTVGQAPDSALARGLSYFPLTAPTMMMLRIGAGLTRTSDLFISAAILLLSVYFAVKGAAKIFRAASLLYGKRPSASEILRWLREA, from the coding sequence ATGAAGAGAGCCTGGGTCGTCGCGCGATACGAATTTTTCGCCACCATCACCCGCAAAGGATACATCTTCGCCGTCGTCGGGATGCCTCTCTTTTTCATCGCTGTAACATCCATACCCGTTCTGTTTGCCCGGGCCGAAAAACGAGACGCACTGCCGGACGAGAAACCCATTGCCATCGTGGATCGGGCGGCGGTGGTTGATCTGAGTTTGATGGAAAAGCTTCAGCCGACTCAAGCGCCGCTCACCGACATTCGTGGCCCTCAGGATCGAGAGGAGCGCCCCCTGCCATTTGTCGCTTACTCGTCTCTGGAACAGGCGCTGGCGGATATTCGCTCCCGGCGCCTGTCGGCGTGCTATCTCATCACCGAGGACTATCGGAGGACGGGAAAAGTTCTCGTTTATACTCCCGAAGGGGGATTTTTTCAGAGTCTACGGACGCCGGGCCGGAGCCGGCTCGAAAATCTGCTGCGGGCCAGCCTCGTCCGTTCGTCCGTCAGCCCAGAGACGTTCGACCGCGTTGTTGCACCGATGGACCTCGACCATCTGAGACTGACGGCCCGCGGTGAGATCAAATCGGCCGGCGACGAACTGAGCGAGCTGGGACGGTTCCTCGGTCCGTTCGGAATGTTCCTGCTGCTGACGATGGCGATCTTTTTCTCCTCGGGGTATCTGCTCCAGGGAACGGCCGAAGAGAAACAGAACCGCGTTATCGAGGTCTTGCTCTCCTCGACGACGCCGGAACAGCTCATGGCGGGGAAAATTCTCGGTCTGGGAGCGGCCGGGCTTCTCCAGGTCGCCGTCTATGTGGTGTTGCTCTTTCTCCCGGCCATGACGCTTCTGGCGGTGACCAGCATCAGCGTGAGCAAGATTCTCCTGTCGCTCGTCTTCTTTCTCCTGGGGTACCTGCTCTTTGCCAGTTTGATGGCGGCCACCGGTGTTCTCGGCAACACGGTGCAGGAGAGCAGTCAGCTCTCGGCCGTCTGGACGATCACCAGCATGATTCCCGTTTTCATCCTCCCGACGGTCGGTCAAGCGCCCGACTCCGCTCTGGCCCGGGGGCTTTCCTATTTCCCTCTGACGGCGCCCACGATGATGATGCTCCGGATCGGCGCCGGGCTGACCCGAACGAGCGATCTCTTCATATCGGCAGCGATTCTTCTGTTGAGCGTTTATTTCGCCGTGAAGGGAGCGGCGAAGATTTTCCGCGCGGCGTCACTTCTGTACGGCAAGCGGCCGAGCGCAAGCGAGATCCTGCGGTGGCTGCGCGAAGCCTGA
- a CDS encoding ATP-binding cassette domain-containing protein, with protein MTTPAISVQSAQKTFDSVTAVKDVSLSVFPGEIFGLLGPNGAGKTTLIRMIMDIIRPDAGRIEVFGHPLSDRDKDRIGYLPEERGLYTRQKVLTLLQYFAQLKGMSEQQARQSALAWLDRLDMMDVKDRRIGELSKGNQQKIQFIATLVADPAILVLDEPFTGLDPVATRLLSTILREQAAAGKAILLSTHQMNHVETLCQRVLMIHRGQTVLYGPLDEIRQRYSDNAVLVRAEGDYRACGLVLRTVTENDAVKVYLRDGVRPHDFLSWLVASGIEVQSFEQATTPLEDIFIKVVQG; from the coding sequence ATGACGACGCCGGCCATTTCGGTTCAGTCGGCGCAAAAGACGTTCGATTCGGTTACGGCCGTCAAGGACGTCTCACTGTCCGTCTTCCCCGGGGAAATTTTCGGACTGCTCGGCCCCAATGGGGCGGGCAAAACGACGCTGATTCGGATGATCATGGACATCATCCGACCCGACGCCGGGCGCATCGAGGTCTTCGGCCACCCCCTGAGCGATCGGGACAAGGATCGCATCGGCTATTTACCCGAAGAGCGCGGCCTCTACACGCGGCAGAAGGTGCTGACGCTGTTGCAGTACTTCGCTCAGTTGAAGGGGATGAGCGAGCAGCAGGCCCGACAGAGCGCCCTCGCCTGGCTCGACCGACTCGACATGATGGATGTCAAAGACCGAAGGATCGGCGAGCTGTCCAAGGGCAATCAGCAGAAGATCCAGTTCATCGCAACGCTCGTGGCCGATCCCGCCATTCTCGTTCTCGATGAACCGTTCACCGGCCTCGATCCGGTGGCCACGCGCTTGCTCAGCACCATCCTGCGCGAGCAAGCAGCAGCGGGAAAAGCGATTCTTCTCTCCACGCACCAGATGAATCATGTTGAGACGCTCTGCCAGCGCGTCCTGATGATCCATCGGGGTCAGACGGTGCTTTATGGTCCTCTGGACGAGATCCGACAACGGTATTCCGACAATGCCGTGCTCGTGCGGGCAGAGGGGGATTATCGCGCGTGCGGGCTCGTCCTTCGCACGGTGACCGAGAACGATGCCGTGAAAGTTTATCTCCGCGACGGCGTCCGCCCGCATGACTTTCTCTCCTGGCTGGTGGCGTCGGGAATCGAGGTCCAATCATTCGAGCAGGCGACGACGCCGCTCGAAGATATTTTCATCAAAGTCGTGCAGGGCTGA
- the nfi gene encoding deoxyribonuclease V (cleaves DNA at apurinic or apyrimidinic sites) yields MKIRQLHRWDLSPAEAIALQRQLQQQVIIAPFDVSCVRHVAGADISFDKGSDRVFAAVVVLRLPDLRVIEEATVEDVARFPYIPGLLSFRESPSLLKACEKLRTEPDAIMLDGQGIAHPRRMGIACHLGLLLDIPAVGCAKSVLVGDYDDPPPTAGSYTPLVDRGEVVGVALRTKDHTSPVFVSPGHKIDLESSIALVLRCTAGYRQPEPTRQAHLLVNRLRQGGAVPPEQGSLFS; encoded by the coding sequence ATGAAGATTCGGCAGCTTCATCGGTGGGACCTTTCGCCAGCGGAGGCGATTGCTCTTCAGCGACAGCTTCAGCAGCAGGTAATCATCGCTCCTTTCGACGTGAGTTGCGTGCGTCACGTCGCCGGCGCTGACATCTCCTTTGATAAGGGATCGGATCGGGTCTTCGCGGCCGTTGTCGTGCTGCGGCTGCCCGATCTCCGCGTCATCGAGGAAGCCACTGTTGAGGATGTGGCCCGCTTTCCCTATATCCCCGGGCTGCTCTCGTTCAGGGAATCGCCGTCGTTGCTGAAAGCCTGCGAGAAGCTTCGCACCGAGCCCGATGCGATCATGCTCGACGGGCAGGGGATCGCTCATCCCCGCCGCATGGGGATCGCCTGTCACCTCGGGCTGCTGCTGGATATTCCGGCGGTCGGCTGTGCCAAGAGCGTCCTCGTCGGCGACTATGATGATCCCCCTCCGACAGCCGGAAGCTACACGCCTCTGGTTGATCGCGGAGAAGTGGTGGGCGTGGCGCTTCGAACCAAAGATCATACGAGTCCGGTCTTCGTCTCGCCGGGCCACAAGATTGACCTGGAGAGTTCCATTGCGCTCGTCCTGCGATGCACCGCCGGCTATCGCCAGCCCGAACCCACGCGGCAGGCGCACCTTTTGGTCAATCGCCTGCGGCAGGGAGGAGCTGTCCCACCGGAACAAGGATCGCTTTTTTCCTAG
- the nadB gene encoding L-aspartate oxidase: protein MSAETDFIVIGSGIAGLRAAIELARVGRVLILTKDRLTESSTEYAQGGVAVVLSDDDEIALHYEDTLRAGAGLCDAEAVRVLVEEGPRYVQELMAWGCRFDRAGERWELGREAAHSRRRILHAHGDSTGREIVRTLLGQLIGHPRVQIVDHALALDLLVEEGRCGGVRYVETQHRRVQIVSASAVILATGGAGHVYAVTTNPDVATGDGMAMAYWAGAILCDMEFVQFHPTALALPGAPRFLLTEALRGEGGILRDRFGDRFMLRVHEKAELAPRDIVARAIFERMRETGSDCVYLDLTHLDEKFLQRRFPRVYATCRDYGIDIARDAIPVTPAAHYFMGGVRTDTDGWTGIEGLYAAGEVACTGVHGANRLASNSLLEGLVFGARAARRAIDRARQPGPQVRAAEHAPSEWSLDPEIARTVRHILWSQVGIIRHQDGLQRALTALTEMERADLTIPTRYFLTVARLVTRAALFRQESRGAHYRSDFPAPDDRTWRCHSAQQRERDIFTLPVQGAEAS from the coding sequence GTGAGCGCGGAGACTGATTTCATCGTCATTGGCAGTGGCATTGCTGGCTTGCGGGCAGCTATCGAGTTGGCTCGCGTCGGTCGTGTTCTCATCCTCACCAAAGACCGTCTCACCGAATCGAGCACCGAATACGCGCAAGGAGGCGTCGCCGTCGTCCTCAGCGACGACGATGAGATCGCGCTGCACTACGAAGATACGCTGCGGGCCGGAGCCGGATTGTGCGATGCCGAGGCCGTTCGCGTCCTCGTCGAGGAAGGCCCGCGATATGTTCAGGAACTGATGGCCTGGGGCTGTCGGTTTGATCGTGCGGGGGAACGGTGGGAACTCGGTCGGGAGGCAGCCCACTCCCGACGCCGTATCCTGCACGCGCACGGGGACTCCACAGGTCGAGAGATCGTTCGCACGCTTCTGGGGCAGCTCATCGGTCATCCACGCGTCCAGATCGTTGATCATGCCCTTGCTCTGGACCTTCTGGTCGAAGAGGGACGATGCGGAGGCGTCCGCTATGTGGAGACGCAGCACCGTCGCGTGCAGATCGTCTCGGCGTCCGCCGTGATCCTGGCGACCGGCGGCGCGGGCCACGTCTATGCCGTGACGACCAATCCCGATGTGGCGACCGGAGACGGCATGGCCATGGCCTACTGGGCCGGCGCGATCCTCTGCGATATGGAGTTCGTTCAGTTCCATCCCACGGCGCTCGCCCTGCCCGGCGCACCGCGATTTTTACTGACGGAAGCCTTGCGGGGCGAGGGCGGCATCTTACGAGACCGATTCGGGGATCGCTTCATGCTCCGCGTTCATGAGAAAGCCGAACTGGCTCCCCGCGACATCGTCGCCCGGGCCATCTTTGAGCGAATGCGGGAGACCGGGAGCGACTGCGTCTATCTCGATCTCACCCATCTCGATGAGAAGTTCCTTCAACGACGATTTCCCCGCGTCTACGCCACCTGTCGAGACTATGGCATTGACATCGCCAGGGACGCGATCCCGGTTACTCCGGCAGCTCATTATTTCATGGGCGGCGTGCGAACCGATACCGACGGCTGGACGGGCATCGAAGGACTCTACGCCGCCGGTGAAGTGGCCTGCACCGGGGTTCACGGAGCGAATCGGTTGGCGAGCAACTCGCTCCTCGAGGGGCTTGTCTTTGGCGCGCGCGCCGCGCGCCGGGCGATTGATCGAGCGCGACAACCCGGCCCGCAGGTGAGGGCCGCCGAGCACGCTCCCTCCGAGTGGAGCCTGGACCCGGAAATCGCCCGCACCGTCCGACACATCCTGTGGTCGCAGGTCGGGATCATCCGTCATCAGGACGGATTGCAGCGGGCGCTCACGGCGCTCACGGAGATGGAGAGAGCGGACCTGACGATTCCCACCCGCTATTTTCTCACCGTCGCCCGGCTGGTGACCCGAGCGGCCCTTTTTCGCCAGGAGAGTCGGGGGGCTCACTATCGGAGCGATTTCCCCGCCCCGGATGATCGAACCTGGCGCTGCCATTCCGCGCAGCAGCGCGAGCGCGATATTTTCACCCTGCCTGTTCAAGGAGCAGAAGCCTCATGA
- the recA gene encoding recombinase RecA: MGEAEKKSKIIEIAVSQIEKQFGKGAIMRLGDRKVEEIPVISTNSLSLDYAIGVGGLPRGRVTEIFGQEASGKTTLALHVVAEAQRLGGVAAYIDAEHALDAGYAEKIGVRIDDLLVSQPDNGEQALEIAETLVRSGGVDVLVVDSVAALVPRAELEGEMGDALPGLQARLMSQALRKLSGAVYRSNTCLIFINQMRQKIGVMFGSPDTTTGGQALKFYASVRLDMRRIQSLKDGEQVVGNRVKVKVVKNKVAPPFKEAEFDMLYGEGISREGEILDLGVEHRILEKSGAWYAYKGERLGQGRENARLFLKSNPELALKIENEIRQALGLPLRQAEKPAEPEVAQPAKARKGD, from the coding sequence ATGGGCGAAGCGGAAAAGAAATCAAAAATCATCGAAATCGCCGTCAGCCAGATCGAGAAGCAGTTCGGCAAAGGAGCGATCATGCGGCTCGGCGACCGGAAGGTGGAGGAAATTCCCGTCATCTCCACCAACAGCCTGAGTCTCGATTACGCGATCGGCGTGGGAGGACTTCCTCGCGGGCGCGTCACGGAAATTTTCGGTCAGGAAGCGAGCGGAAAAACGACCCTGGCGCTGCATGTGGTGGCCGAGGCGCAACGACTCGGTGGTGTGGCTGCCTACATTGATGCGGAGCACGCTCTGGATGCCGGATACGCTGAGAAAATCGGCGTGCGCATTGACGATCTGCTGGTATCGCAGCCGGACAACGGCGAGCAGGCCCTGGAGATCGCGGAAACGCTCGTTCGCTCCGGCGGCGTGGATGTCCTCGTCGTGGATTCGGTCGCGGCGCTCGTCCCCCGCGCGGAACTCGAAGGGGAAATGGGAGATGCCCTGCCGGGTCTGCAAGCCCGACTCATGTCACAGGCCCTCAGGAAACTCTCCGGCGCTGTTTATCGCTCCAATACCTGCCTGATCTTCATCAACCAGATGCGCCAGAAAATCGGCGTCATGTTCGGATCTCCTGACACAACCACCGGCGGGCAGGCGTTGAAATTCTACGCCAGCGTTCGTCTCGATATGCGGCGGATTCAATCGCTCAAGGATGGCGAGCAGGTCGTCGGAAATCGGGTCAAGGTGAAAGTCGTCAAGAACAAGGTCGCCCCGCCGTTCAAAGAGGCCGAGTTCGACATGCTCTACGGCGAAGGCATCTCCCGCGAGGGTGAGATTCTCGATCTCGGCGTCGAGCACCGCATCCTGGAGAAAAGCGGGGCCTGGTACGCCTACAAGGGGGAGCGGCTCGGTCAGGGGCGCGAGAATGCGCGTCTGTTTCTCAAGAGTAATCCCGAGCTGGCCCTGAAGATCGAGAACGAGATCCGTCAGGCGCTCGGCCTGCCCCTGCGCCAGGCGGAGAAACCGGCCGAGCCCGAGGTCGCTCAACCCGCGAAGGCCAGGAAGGGGGATTGA
- a CDS encoding zinc-dependent metalloprotease — protein MMPRHTIPTLLLVVVSIFVGGGGSRLLGICSGLAAGLTTKPMVSLVQSSSDSGAQLQEPPPGQEQRPERSDRREAPQEPRPYDRVITSEAKSDPGIFTVHRIRERVYYEIPTSELGKDFLWVSQIAKTTLGVGYGGQALGNRVVRWERHNNRVLLRSVSYEIVADEKLPISRAVKAANNEAIIMAFPIEAFGKDGAPVIEVTRLFTTEVTEFSARTRLRARGFDPSRSFIERIVSFPENIEVEVTHTYTSPPDATPTSGSPQPPIPQLQQGMRSGSATVLMHYSMVKLPEKPMMPRLFDERVGYFSIEQLDYGRDEHRAPRRRYITRYRLEKKDPNAELSEPVKPIVYWIDPATPTKWIPYIKRGVEKWQEAFEAAGFKNAIIAKEAPTPEEDPDWSPEDARYSVIRWLPSTIENAMGPHIHDPRTGEILEADIQFYHNVMNLVRDWYFVQVAPLDPRAQKLPLPDELMGSLIEYVVAHEVGHTLGFQHNMKASSMYPFEKIRDREWLKKMGHTPTLMDYSRFNYVAQPEDQIDPADLVPKIGPYDKWATMWGYKPIPGAKTPDEEKPTLDAWAREQDKTPWYRFSTAGSRGADPGELTEAVGDADAIRATTLGVKNLQRVVELLLPATSQPGEPYDDLEELYGRLLGQWVLEMNHVAAIVGGFQSQQKHAGQDGVRFVPIPRERQAAAVKFLNDNAFATPAWVIKPEILRRIEPSGILERIRTSQQRILLSLLSNARFTRLIEQEALDGPLAYRATDFLADVRRGIWRELDSPSVRIDPFRRNVQRAYLEIMADKLNGRQPVSDDQRPFIRGELHALDRALAAALPRAGDRATRLHLEDARDQIKKALDPRFALPTSGQAAPPTGRPGLDDSDDPFDPSSVSHNCWPDYAIRPSRR, from the coding sequence ATGATGCCAAGACATACTATCCCGACTCTGCTTCTCGTTGTTGTGAGCATTTTTGTCGGTGGTGGAGGTTCTCGATTACTGGGGATTTGCTCCGGCCTGGCTGCCGGTCTCACGACGAAGCCGATGGTCTCACTCGTTCAGTCATCGAGCGACTCGGGCGCTCAGCTTCAGGAACCCCCTCCGGGGCAGGAACAGCGTCCGGAGCGTTCTGACCGGCGGGAGGCTCCTCAGGAACCGCGTCCGTATGATCGAGTGATTACCTCCGAAGCCAAATCCGATCCCGGCATCTTCACGGTTCACCGCATCCGCGAGCGCGTCTACTACGAGATTCCCACGTCGGAACTGGGGAAGGATTTCCTCTGGGTCAGCCAGATCGCCAAGACGACGCTCGGCGTCGGCTATGGCGGTCAGGCGCTCGGTAACCGGGTCGTTCGGTGGGAACGGCACAACAATCGCGTCCTGCTGCGCAGCGTGTCCTATGAGATTGTCGCCGATGAAAAGCTCCCGATCTCTCGCGCGGTCAAAGCGGCCAATAACGAAGCGATCATCATGGCTTTTCCCATCGAGGCGTTTGGCAAGGATGGCGCCCCGGTGATCGAAGTGACGCGACTGTTCACCACGGAAGTGACGGAGTTCAGCGCACGAACGCGACTGCGGGCGCGAGGATTCGATCCCTCGCGCTCGTTCATCGAGCGCATTGTATCGTTCCCGGAAAACATCGAAGTTGAAGTGACGCACACCTACACATCCCCGCCCGATGCGACGCCGACGTCCGGTTCGCCGCAACCTCCCATTCCCCAACTACAGCAGGGGATGCGGTCGGGCAGCGCCACCGTGCTCATGCACTACAGCATGGTGAAGCTGCCGGAAAAACCCATGATGCCACGCTTGTTTGACGAGCGCGTGGGTTACTTCTCCATCGAGCAACTGGATTACGGTCGGGACGAACATCGAGCCCCCCGACGTCGCTACATCACCCGCTATCGGCTGGAGAAGAAGGATCCGAATGCCGAACTGTCCGAGCCGGTCAAACCCATCGTTTACTGGATTGATCCGGCGACGCCCACCAAGTGGATCCCCTACATCAAGCGGGGCGTCGAGAAATGGCAGGAAGCCTTTGAGGCCGCCGGATTCAAAAATGCCATCATCGCCAAGGAGGCTCCGACACCCGAAGAGGATCCCGACTGGAGTCCGGAGGATGCCCGATATTCCGTGATTCGCTGGCTCCCCTCGACGATTGAAAATGCCATGGGTCCGCACATTCACGATCCCCGCACGGGCGAAATTCTCGAAGCCGACATTCAGTTCTACCACAACGTGATGAATCTGGTGCGCGACTGGTACTTCGTGCAGGTAGCTCCGCTCGATCCGCGCGCTCAGAAGCTTCCGTTGCCCGACGAGTTGATGGGGAGTCTCATCGAGTACGTGGTGGCCCACGAGGTCGGCCATACGCTCGGGTTCCAGCACAACATGAAGGCCAGCTCGATGTATCCGTTCGAGAAAATCCGCGACCGCGAGTGGCTCAAGAAGATGGGGCACACGCCCACGCTCATGGATTACTCGCGCTTCAACTACGTGGCACAGCCGGAAGATCAGATTGACCCTGCCGATCTCGTGCCGAAGATCGGGCCCTACGACAAGTGGGCGACGATGTGGGGATACAAACCCATTCCCGGAGCGAAGACGCCCGACGAGGAGAAACCCACGCTCGACGCGTGGGCCCGCGAGCAGGACAAAACGCCCTGGTATCGCTTCTCGACCGCAGGGTCGCGGGGAGCCGATCCCGGGGAATTGACCGAAGCCGTCGGGGATGCGGATGCCATTCGCGCCACGACACTCGGAGTGAAGAATCTCCAGCGGGTGGTGGAGTTGCTCCTGCCCGCGACATCGCAGCCGGGCGAACCCTACGATGATCTGGAGGAACTCTACGGACGGCTCCTCGGCCAGTGGGTGCTGGAGATGAATCACGTCGCGGCTATCGTCGGGGGCTTCCAGTCGCAACAAAAACACGCGGGGCAGGACGGCGTGCGATTCGTTCCCATCCCGCGCGAGCGTCAGGCGGCAGCGGTGAAGTTTCTCAACGACAACGCCTTTGCCACTCCCGCCTGGGTCATCAAGCCGGAAATTCTGCGCCGGATCGAACCGTCGGGGATCCTCGAGCGGATTCGCACGAGCCAGCAGCGGATTCTCCTGTCGCTGCTCAGCAATGCCCGATTCACCCGCCTCATCGAGCAGGAGGCCCTCGACGGTCCTCTGGCGTACCGCGCGACCGATTTCCTCGCCGATGTGCGCCGAGGGATCTGGCGGGAACTGGATTCTCCGTCAGTTCGGATTGATCCGTTCCGCCGGAATGTGCAGCGAGCCTACCTGGAGATCATGGCCGACAAGTTGAACGGTCGTCAGCCGGTGAGCGACGATCAACGCCCGTTCATCCGCGGCGAGCTGCACGCCCTCGATCGCGCTCTGGCGGCGGCCCTGCCGCGAGCCGGTGATCGCGCCACGCGCCTGCATCTGGAGGATGCCCGCGATCAGATCAAGAAGGCGCTCGATCCCCGGTTCGCGCTCCCGACGTCGGGACAAGCCGCCCCTCCGACGGGACGACCGGGACTGGATGATTCGGATGATCCGTTCGACCCATCATCAGTTTCCCACAATTGCTGGCCCGATTATGCCATCCGCCCCTCCCGACGCTAG
- a CDS encoding Gfo/Idh/MocA family oxidoreductase produces the protein MGERQRRLGIGFVGSGFVTRFHIRSLLGVRDADVRGIWSPTPAHAGDAARLARDLGVGDARPYRRLRDLVVAPEIDAIWICGPNDARLEVVEEIVDVVRSGAGQLIGLACEKPLARNVAEARRLVSLVEQAGLLHGYLENQVFAPAVQRGKEILWRRGAALTGRPYLARAAEEHSGPHRPWFWQGKKQGGGVLNDMMCHSLEAARFLLTEPGAPRDSLRPVSVSAQIASLKWTRPEYVKRLKEMMGRQVDYRRSPAEDFARATILYQDANKNPLIVEATTSWSFVGPGLRLTMELLGPEYSMSINTLQSPLMVFFSRQVRGEAGEDMVEKQNADIGWMPVIEDEAAAYGYTEENRHIVRKFLAGEMPDETWYDGLNVVELLMTCYMSAEQGRSLPFPPRGLERFIPQVAQGTWKAHR, from the coding sequence ATGGGAGAACGGCAGAGACGATTGGGCATCGGCTTTGTGGGAAGCGGATTTGTCACGCGGTTTCACATCCGGAGTTTGCTCGGCGTGCGCGATGCGGATGTTCGGGGCATCTGGAGTCCGACGCCGGCCCATGCCGGCGATGCCGCTCGCCTCGCCCGCGACCTCGGCGTCGGAGATGCTCGACCATACCGGCGGCTGAGAGATCTTGTCGTGGCTCCGGAGATTGACGCCATCTGGATTTGCGGGCCGAATGATGCCCGACTGGAGGTGGTCGAGGAGATCGTGGACGTGGTGCGCTCCGGGGCTGGTCAGCTCATCGGACTGGCGTGCGAGAAACCGCTTGCGCGAAACGTCGCCGAAGCACGACGATTAGTCTCACTTGTCGAGCAGGCCGGTCTGCTGCACGGGTATCTGGAGAATCAGGTCTTCGCTCCGGCGGTGCAGCGAGGAAAGGAGATCCTCTGGCGTCGAGGCGCGGCGCTCACCGGCCGTCCGTACCTGGCGCGAGCGGCGGAAGAACACAGCGGGCCCCATCGCCCCTGGTTCTGGCAGGGGAAGAAACAAGGCGGTGGCGTCCTCAACGATATGATGTGTCACAGCCTGGAAGCCGCCCGATTCCTGTTGACCGAGCCGGGGGCTCCCCGCGACTCGCTCCGACCGGTCTCGGTCTCGGCGCAAATTGCCTCGCTCAAGTGGACGCGCCCGGAATACGTCAAGCGCCTCAAGGAGATGATGGGTCGCCAGGTGGATTATCGGCGATCTCCGGCCGAAGATTTCGCCCGCGCGACGATTCTCTATCAGGATGCCAACAAGAATCCGCTCATCGTGGAGGCGACGACCTCATGGAGTTTCGTCGGTCCGGGATTGCGCCTGACGATGGAACTGCTCGGACCGGAGTACTCGATGAGCATCAATACGCTTCAATCGCCGCTCATGGTCTTTTTCAGTCGGCAGGTCAGAGGCGAGGCGGGAGAGGACATGGTGGAGAAGCAAAATGCCGACATCGGCTGGATGCCCGTCATCGAAGATGAAGCGGCGGCCTACGGCTACACCGAAGAAAACCGCCATATCGTGCGGAAGTTCCTGGCCGGCGAGATGCCTGACGAAACCTGGTATGATGGGTTGAATGTGGTGGAGCTTCTGATGACATGCTACATGTCCGCCGAACAAGGGCGCTCGTTACCCTTCCCGCCCAGGGGGCTGGAACGATTCATTCCCCAGGTTGCTCAAGGGACCTGGAAAGCCCACCGGTGA
- a CDS encoding SUF system Fe-S cluster assembly protein yields the protein METPSPPTQHPVNEQELRQRVIETIRTIYDPEIPVNIYDLGLIYDIEVSPSGVVSIKMTLTAPGCPTAISLPLEVQDRVKAVEGVTDATVEVVWDPPWSPDRMSEEARLTLGIF from the coding sequence ATGGAAACGCCTTCTCCTCCCACGCAACACCCCGTCAATGAGCAGGAGTTGCGGCAGCGGGTCATCGAGACGATCCGCACGATCTATGATCCGGAAATTCCCGTCAACATCTACGACCTGGGATTGATCTATGACATCGAGGTGAGCCCCTCGGGCGTCGTCTCGATCAAGATGACGCTGACGGCACCGGGATGCCCGACGGCGATCTCGCTTCCGCTTGAAGTTCAAGACCGGGTGAAAGCCGTCGAAGGCGTCACCGATGCCACGGTCGAGGTCGTGTGGGATCCGCCCTGGTCGCCCGACCGCATGAGCGAAGAAGCCCGCCTCACGCTGGGCATTTTCTAA
- a CDS encoding SUF system NifU family Fe-S cluster assembly protein gives MTDLRDLYQEVLLDHSKRPRNFGRLEHANRQAVGHNPLCGDKIVVYLEIDGEMIHDIRFQGQGCAVSQASASLMTESVKGKTRAEVEALFEKFHRLVTGKLQPSEPGPPLGKLEIFAGVQKYPVRVKCASLPWHTLKAALENKTEEISTE, from the coding sequence ATGACCGATCTGCGCGATCTCTACCAGGAGGTCCTGCTGGATCACAGCAAGCGACCGCGTAATTTTGGCCGGCTCGAACACGCCAATCGTCAGGCCGTGGGTCATAATCCTCTGTGCGGCGACAAGATCGTCGTCTACCTGGAGATTGACGGGGAGATGATCCACGATATTCGATTCCAGGGTCAGGGGTGCGCCGTCTCTCAAGCCTCGGCGTCGCTCATGACCGAAAGCGTCAAAGGGAAGACGCGCGCCGAAGTGGAAGCACTGTTTGAGAAGTTCCATCGGCTCGTCACCGGGAAGTTGCAGCCATCGGAACCGGGCCCGCCCCTGGGGAAACTGGAAATTTTCGCGGGAGTGCAGAAATATCCCGTCCGGGTCAAGTGCGCTTCCCTCCCCTGGCACACGTTGAAAGCCGCTCTGGAAAATAAGACGGAGGAAATCTCGACGGAGTGA